The genomic region TAAAAGGCCTCGGCATCCAATTTTAAATCTTGTTATCCCAATCGAAATGGGAGTTCTACCAAATTGCAACTCGATCGTATGAGACTCCAAGTCTCAAACGTCACTTAGGCTCTGATATTAATTGTTATGCGAAAGCGGGCGACGGGCCCGTCAAGTCACACGCACACAGGGGTTCAATAATGCCGATACTCCCCTCATTTTACCGGATAAGAAACATGTATGAGGTTTTAACACAAAAGGATCTCGGCAGTAGTGTGTGTGGTACCGTTCTTTATAACCCAAGGATGACTCTTCACCTTTCAGATATGAGATTCCAACTGGCTCTAATCAAAGCCATACTTTTCCAACATACAATAAACCCAGAATTTTTTCCCCATTTCTATTGAGTGCCCTAAATTGCCTAACGTCATATAGAAAGCAATTGCCACCGAGTTCATAGAAGCAATTGCTTCAAGTAGTAGCAACTGCCCCAACTAGACACAGTTCCCCAATTCCTGTATGCTCTCCTTTTCTAAAGCCCATATCAATTTTGATTGCTTCTCATGTGTTTTTGTATTTGACCCAAATTTTCAAATTTAATTTGAATGACCCAAGATAGATTTTTTAAGGGTTTACTATATATTTTTTTTTGTCTTGTGATGTTATGGGTCTGTTCAGTGATTTGTAATATTTCAATGAATTACATTGCTTTTCATTTTATTATTTATTTGTTTTATTTTTATTTTTTGTGATTGAGAAGTTAGGGTTTGGTTGGATATGGTTGAATGTTGAGGGCTTTGGTTGTAAAATGTTAGGTTCAAAAATTGAGAATGATGGTCATGGTCAGTTCATATTATATGGAACTGGATAGAGAAAGTAGTTGACTTTATATTCGGAGCGATGCCCTAGTTTAGATATAGGCTTAATGATTGGAATGTGTCTCGCTTTACAAACTTGCTGCGTTTTTTTTCCTGGTTAATCTCATTAGTTTTAGTAAAGTGTAGGCTACCAATATAGTTTTGACATAGGATAATGCATATGGTTGAAATTTTGTTGACATGGTATTAAAATGCATAACTTTGTATGTAGCGTGCACATTTTAAGATACGAAACTTCAATAGTTTTTAGGGGTGTAAGTCTATCTTCTGCGTTGTGGGATGGACATGCAACATCTAAATATATATACATATATATGTATATATATATTTTTTTTTTAGCTTTCTAAGTTTTTCTTTTGTTTTTGGACTTCTTGTCTGTAGTATATATGTTTGAAACTTTGATTGAATGATGTTTCTGTACTCTAAAACAAAACTCGAAGTATGAGAAGCATGGTTTCGACTCAATACCAAAATTTAAAGGTCTTAAAATTGGTTCCAAAGATATTGTTGTACTCTGTAGATAGTTTCTTTGTTTCGATGTATAGAATGTATAATTTAGGTAATGCAATTGATTGTATTTTGGAGATTTATGTTGTTCATATCGTTCAATTTTTTTACTTTATTTGGATGGTTCTTGATTCTCATTATCAATTTCTTTTTATTGTGTTTCCGGGACCGTAAGTTTTTGGAGTTAGTTGATTTGTTTTCTGATACGTGGTAACTGTTAGTCAGTTATTAATGACATTATTGTTTTGTGATTTTAATTACCTTGATTTCTCTTACTAAATTTTCAGTCTAAGATTAGCAATATGGGTCTAATCCAAACTAGCCATCCGTGAACTAGCTGTACCAACTAAGTCGGTAGCCAACCAAATCGGTATCCATGTATTCGGTAGTACCTACCGGCTTGCAAAATATGGTACGGTAGTGGTATGAGTTTTCATCAGAATACGGTATTTTCTATCGTATCGTATTTTGTATAAAAAATAATATAAAATATATTATAACTATGAATCACAGCCGTTGATTTCAGATGTGTATAGTCAAGATGAATCTGCACCGTTGTTTCTTAACCCTGACTCTAAATGAATCTCATTCTGAATCCAGTTTCAATTCAAACCCTCGCCTCTCTCGCTCAAACCCTCTCGCCTCGTCGGCCTCCGCCGTCCTCCCTCGGTTCCTCGGCCTGTGCTCCTCTCATCCAATACTCCGTTGATTTTAGGTTTGCCTGAATAGTTAGTTCAGTTTATGAGTGAGTGACTCACTTTGGAGCATCTCTCAGTTTCAGCCTAGCTTCAACCATTTTGCTTCGGAATTCAGGTAACAAAGCCAAGCAGCTGTCTTTCTTTCTGGGAATTCATGGGCTCAATCTTAAGCCTTACATTTTGTGTGTGCAATGATTTCTTCGATGCATGTATCTTGTAATTGCAATTGAAAATTTGGGTATGGAAACAAAGTGTGAATACTACTAAATTGCAATTGATATTGTATTTTATTTCTGTCCAGTTCAGTCTTAAGCCAAGCAGCTGTGTGTTTTTTTTTTTTTTTAAGCTATGGATACTTTCTTCATGCTCAACACCATCAATTCCATCTGTTGCAAATACGAAAACTTTTCACTACTAAAGTAAATTTATAATTAAATTGCAAAATCCAGTTGACATTGTCATTCTTTATGTTAATACCAGTTGACATGTTGTGCAATCCTGAAACCTCTATTTTTTCCCTTGTAGGTAATAGGCCTCTCTGGGATCGATACTCAGCTGACAGGGTTCTGACTTCTGAGTATCAAAGATTTGATAATCGAGCCTTCCTTGTTGGTTCTTACTGGCTTTGGTTCTGAGTTTTGCTACTGCTTATCTGGAAGCATACTTTTGGGGTTTCAATGTTTATCTTCATTTTATGCACTAGTAGAGTAATTTGAGTCGGCTCAGGTTCTCCAGATTACTTATGGATTGCAACAGAGAAGAGGCCATTAGGGCCAAGGGGATCGCTGAGAAGAAGATGGAAAGCAAGGATTTTGCAGGAGCACGTAAGTTTGGTGTGAAGGCACAGCAACTTTATCCTGATCTGGAGAACATATCTCAGATGCTAATGGTGTGTGAAGTGCATTGTTCTGCTGAACAGAAGTTGTTTGGGGGGAATGAGAAGGACTGGTATGGTATTCTTCAGATTGATCAGAAAGCAGATGAACAGACAATTAAGAGGCAGTTCAAGAAGTTTGCTCTCCAACTTCACCCTGACAAAAACAAATTTTCTGGTGCAGAAGCTGCTTTTCAGCTAATATCCGAAGCTCAAAACGTACTTTTGGACCGTGACAAACGTAGCTTGCATGATATTAAACGCAGGGCTTGTGTTAGTAAAACAAATGTCCCGTATCAACCCCCAGCAAAGGCGAGTTATTTTCACACAGTCAGAACTAATATTCCAGGCATGAATCCCCCGAACCGGCAGCAACAGCATCCCACTTTTTGGACTATGTGCCCGTTTTGTAATGTTAAGTACCAGTATTATAGGGTAAGTGCCCTGCACAAACCTCTTACTTGTCAAAGCTGCAAGAAGCTCTTCGTTGCATATGAGACAAACGTGCAAGCACCACCAACTACCGTCAATCAGCAGGCATACCCCCAGCAAAAATGTGGTTTCAGCAAAGTTGAAATTAAATGTCAGGGAAATTTTACTGCTGATAAACCCAAGTCTGAACCTTTTCAAAAGAGTGGTCTGCAGGCAGGTGGTTCTTCTGGTATTGGTTCTGAAAAGGTGAACCGAAAGAGAGACAAAAAACGAGACAGGAAGCGTGTAGTAGCCAGTGAAAGCAGTGACTCTGAAAGCAGCACTGACTCTGAAGATGTTGATATGGAAGGTGTTCATCAAAGATTTTATGGGGAGCAACCTAGAAGATCCTCACGGAGTAAGCAGCAGGTATCTTATAAGGAAAATCTAAGTGATGATGATGACATTCCTCTATCAAAAAGGGGGAAGAGGAGTGGATCCTCATGTGCCACTGAAGAACAAAATGAATATGCTTCTAAAGAGGAGGAATCTAAAATGAATAGCCAATCTGAACCCGTGGCTAACACCAAAGGAGATGAGGAAAAGGTGAAACAGAAAGAAAGTGCTTCTGTCAAAAATTCGTCGAAGGTTCAGGCCAAAAAGATGGTGAATGATGAGAGAAGCTCAGAAACTAAAGAGAAAGTTCATGAAAATCCTACATCAGATACAAGCTCCCATGAGAAAATAGCAGAGCCACTGTATTCTGTTCCCCTCAGTGACTTCAGTGACTTTGAGAATATCCGGACAGAAGAATGTTTTAAAGTTGGGCAGCTCTGGGCTGTTTATGATAATCAAAATGGGATGCCAAGATTTTACGCTAGGATTAAGAAACTTCACTCTCCTGTGTTCAAGGTGCACATAACCTGGCTGGAGGCTGATCCGGATGATGATAATGGAAAAAAATGGTTGAATGCAAATTTGCCGATTTCTTGTGGTAAATTCACACAAGGCCAGTCTGAAACCATAGAAGGTATTGGGATATTTTCTCATGTGATATGTTGGGAGAAGATTAAAAATACTTACAAGATATATCCAAGAAAGGGAGAGACTTGGGCCATTTTTAAGAACTGGGAAATGAACTGGTGCTCCGATCTGGACTCTAATTGTAAGCGTAAGTTTGAGTATGAGTATGTTGAAATTTTGTCTGAGTATGACGAGGGTGTTGGATTGCATGTTGCACTCTTGGAGAAGGTGGAAGGCTTTGTGAGTGTTTTTTGTCAAACGGTGCAAGAAGGAAAAGGCACGTTTCATGTTCTACCAGGTGAATTATTGAGGTTCTCTCACAGGCTTCCATCCTTTAAATTGACTGGTGATGAAGGAGCAGGAGTGCCATCAGGATCTGTTGAGCTTGATCCTGCCTCTATGCTCTTTAGTGCTGAGGAAATTGAAGCAAGAGAAAAGAAAAGTCGTACCAATGGGTTATTTTCCAAGTCGTCAGATATGAGGGAATCTATGACGGGGAATGTAGCTACACAAGGGGGTGACCCGAATATAATCAATCTGGAGCCTGAACAAAATAAACCTAGTCAAGATCATGATGCTCATGAAGCGTCAGATATTGAAGTTCCGGAACCTGTATTTTACAACTTCGATGCTGATAAATCGCTGGAAAAATTTGAGATTGGTCAGATCTGGGCATTGTACAGTGATGAAGATGGCTTGCCCAAATATTATGGACAGATAAAAAAGATTGATTCTAGGAGATCTAAATTGAAGATTATGGTTGCATGGCTTGAATCCAGCTCATTGCCAGGCGATGCGGTGGAGTGGTGTGATCAAGACATGCCTATTTCTTGTGGGAGATTTGAGATTAGAAAGAATTATTTTCAAGATTATGATTCTACCCAGTCCTTTTCGCATCTAGTCAAAGCAGTTCTGGTTAGTAGAACTGAAGTTGATATCTTGCCCAAGATGGGTGAGGTTTGGGCAGTGTATAAGAACTGGACTCCTGATATCTCGATTTCTGGGTTGGCAACCTGTGACTATGATATAGTCGAAGTTTGTGAGGTTAATGATTTGCAAAGAAAGGTACTGATTTTAGGGCGTGTGGATGGCTTCAACTCAGTTTTTAAAGTTGAAGTTAAAGGAGGATTAGCTGAAACTATGACTATCCCCGAGGGTGAGCTTCTCAGATTTTCTCATAGCATCCCTTCTTTCCGGCTAACAGAAGAGAAAGGTGGCAGCCTTAGGGGTTGCTGGGAACTTGATCCTGCTGCTTTTCCCGTCCGATACTTTAGTCAAAATTGATTTGGCAAATTGGCCTCATGCCTTTGGAGCTAGAGGGCACATGCATAGCTCTCAAGCCAGGGGTCTCTTTCCAAGATGCTGGTTTGGAAGATGGAATGCTTTGGGAGAAAATTTTGAATGTATGTAGCGGGATTGAAGCCTGTCAGTTGCTTGTGAAGAATGATCAGTCAGATCAGTATTTTACTACGAGGGAGGTGAATGTTCCCAGCAGCCTGATGAGTTTTGCTCTTTTTCTCTTGGCGGAGAGCAGTTGTCTCTGTGCTGGTTTACATGTATGTAAATTTTTGAACTCGTTTATTAATCCTCTAACCTTCAGCAACTGTTGACGCTGATGCTGTAGTTCCGGGTGATGTTGGAATGCCAACCAGCAATGGAAGATCTGAACTTTTTACATCTCAAGAATGTATTGTTTTCAGAAACTTGTACTAGTAGACATTATTTCGGCTGTTGAAAATGTAGATGCATGCCGCCAATGCTTCTCTTTTTATGTGGTTTCTTCCAACTTTTTTTTGTGGGTTGGAGGCTGTTATTAGTAATCCTCATCGGATCCCTGTTCTGCAAATGCATCGGATATCAAGTCTTCTGATGAGTTATGAGTTTGGAAAGTTGAGCACCTGAGCAGTGGTACGATATCAAATTCTTGTTGGTGCTCTTAATCTTGATGGTCGATAACTTGGTATAGTTGATGGACAGATACAATATAGAGATGTAAGATGTGCTTTATATAGCAACAAATGCTCCAACTTATAAGGCTGTTGATGAGATTTAGTAACTAAAGACTAAAAGTAGCGAAGGACTTTATTAGCAACGCTTGTGAGAACAAAAATTACTCAAAATAGGGTCCTCAATCTGAAACCTTTCCATTTGTGAATGCCGCAGCTGCATCTCAGACCGGCGTTCCACCCTTTGGTTGCACACTTGCACATACCAGGACTTGGTTTTGCTAGACTTCAACCTACCTGTATATCAAGTACGATTATCATTTTCTGATCTCCCATTTGTTCCCAAATTAACTAATGCAAACTTGTTTTTTTTTTTTTTCCTGATACATTGAACTGATTCTTTGATTACGTTTGAGTCTTTGATTACTGCATTACTGATAAAATTTACTGCAAGAGTTTTGAAGATCACCTTGGTGGCTCATGGCTCCAGTTTCAACATAGTTGAAAATATGTGTATCATAATAAATTGGGTCTTGAAAAAATTGTGGGATGCAAATTTGCTAAGCCATGACTCGATTGGAAAGATGTTTGTAAATCTGGGATGCAAGTACTTGCATGGCACCTTGCTCTTTCTTTAGGGACTGCAGAGTGCCGAAAGTGGATGAAGGAAACACATTCCTCAAGTACCAGATCTGCCGGAGATGTTCGGGAATTAAACATACCCAAAAACAAGACGACCAAAACTCTAGGAGAAACAAATGAGAAATTTTAGTGTCAAAAAAATTGGATCTCATTCTTCAGTCTGAAGTGAGAATCAGTAGCAAGACAGGGTACACCTTAAAGTATTTCAAAATTTCTTTCCTGATCTACTATTGGTGTTGCATTGATTTTCTATGTGGAGGGGTGGAAACAGAGACGCATAAGGCGGCCATTTCTTTATAAATTATAACAGCATTGCATCAATGCCCGTCTTAGAGGGCTTTCTTCACTTCAAATAAGTTCGATCTTTCCTTTTGTGCTGCATCGACATCATCTGGAGATGCCACTGCAACAGAAACCCCTTTGTCTTTAACTTCATCAATAGCATTTGCAAACTCCTTGAAGTCTTTCAAGCTGTTGGACAAAGGCGTTACAAGTAAAAATCATGAGCATAAAAATTATTCACAGGCATCTGTCTTAAAATAATTTTAATGTTTTGGTTTAAGAATCAGCATCTTTACCTGGTTGACAATATTTCTTCTCGTCTAATTTGCCTTTCCTCGTCTGAAACTCCCAATAAATGCCGCATTAAACTGTAAAAATTAAAAAGGGAAATGGGTTAATAGTTAATACAGAAACATCTGAGGGAATCACAAATGAGATTTTTTATCAGGTTGTATATTATGTCACTTGGTTATTTCCATTAACAGGCATATTTCAAGATGAAATAATTCTTTTCTTGCTCCCTTTTGTATCATAATGGCTGATAAAAATATCAACTCTTTGTAGAATAAGTTATCTCCACATACCTACTGTAACCTTTGGCATCAGGAAGCTGGTAGGAATCAACATCTCCAATTGTTCCAATAATGGACTTTGTGAGAGTTTCTTCATCCATATCTAGTTGTCGTAGAAACTCCCCAGTTCCATCATATATATCAAGCGTCTTTAACAAGTTGGGGTCGCGATAAGATAAGAAGGAGAACACACCTACATCAAGTCCGACAATGTTAGGTTCTGAGTCATGTGACAGCAAATAAAACTCCATACAAACATAAAACAGATAATAGTTATACCAGAGTGACTATCAAAGTCGCAAAAGCCTCCATATGCTCCACCACTTACTCGTACACGATCCCACAACCATGTATTACTTATGTATTTGGAGATAACATATGCACTTCCATTAAGTTGATATCCAGTGTCATAAATGTTGGCTGCTTTTCCAACATAATTAACCTGTAGAAAGTAAGAGATTAGAATAATTACTCCAATAATTATGGAAAAAAGAAAAGGAAGCATGCTGATAATTAATTGCGCTATAACCTGAGTAGGTATAACAAGGGCTTCATTAGTAGAAGGTAATCGAGCATTCCAAGTAGTTCTTGTAAGGGGAGATTTACTAGGCAGCAAATCCAGAAATTTGCCAACAAACTTCTCAGAGTTGGTAAGATTCTTTCCTTCAGCAGTCATATTAATCAAGCAACCCTCTCGTGAAAGCAAGGACTTGCGAATCTCCTCAAGAGATGAAGATATTTTCTCCCAATCATTATCAACTTTCTGTTCAAGATCTTGTAGAAACTCCAAGTAACTATGTTGACAGAAATTACAAAAACTGAATCAGAAACTGAATTGGTAGAAGGAAAGAAAAATAGTTGATTTCAATGTATATATGGATTAATAAGAAATCAGAAATCTGGAAAGCTTCTCAAAATTATTGAAATCATTCAAGTGGCAGCAAAAAAAAAAAAAAAAAAGAAACTTGATCTTAAGCTATTTGAGGCAACCAAATCAAAAACTCCATGTCTGTTGTAGTACACTTCAAAATGAGAAAAACATTGGACACTTTGCTAAGACGTCAAATCAGTTGAAAGTTATGGTCCAACCTGAAACCACCCATTTGTTCAGAAATCCACCCCGCAACATTTAGCTTTGCATCCATCCTTGCAGCAGCAATTCCATGACCGCTACCCCTCAATCGGTTCTGAAAAGGAGTACCATAAACTCTTTAAGCTTTGATCACTAATAGTAGTATCCGTTCTGTTGACATGTTATTCTAGAAAACAAACTATACCTCCATTCTAGCTTTGCTTTGGGAAACGAACTGCTTAAACCGCTGCTGGTCTGTGAACTGGACTTCTTGAAGAATGCAGTTCATCTGCAATAACATATTCATTGGTCATTCAAATAGTTATTTTTGAAGTTGTTCCTCAAGCCCAGTGCATAAACATTTTCCTACATCTGACTACTGTAACCTAATGGTGCCAAAAGTAGTACATGAATAATTCATCACTGTGAAAGAAAACTTGGACTTCAGTGCAACAAAAAATCAAGACAAGTTCTGAGAAATGAGTATTAACAGCAAGATCAATTATCTAAGTACATCAAAATCTTCACTTAGATTGATCGATAAGTAATGAAGCTGGAACCATTTTACGTTTGGGAAAGGAAAAAAAAATACCAGGTGAAATAGATCATCAGCACGTCCTGCCATGGCTTTGCCTCGAACAATTATATGGCTACATGCATCTTTCTTGCCCCGGACGGATGATGTCATTGGATATACTGATATCCCTCCAGTTTTTCTTCCAATCAACTGATTAAGTTGCACAAAACTCAAATCTTTGGTTCCCATCTCCAGCAATGATTGACTGTTAAGATCATCATGATAAAGTCAGCCACTCTTTCCCCCAAAAAAGAACTTCATTCTTAATTATGCATGTAGATCTTGACCGGTACTTTGTACATGATCATCGTTTTTAAACTACCGATGTCAGTACATAAATCCACTAGTCTGCCGCTCTGTGCAGGATGCTCATACTATCAGTGCTGTTACTACTACTAGTACTGCATCCGATTTTTCAGCAAGGCTGATATATGGAATTTTCTTTTCTTTTCTTGGCACGATGAGTTGCTAAAATTAGTGGAAACGAACATGAATATCTTATTAAACAGACATGGTATTCAGAAATGTGTAGTCTAGTAGTTCAGAACATTAAGGTATTCACCCAGAAACAGTTATGTGCAATTTGCTGTAAACATGTAGTCTAGTAGTTAATTAATACGCATAATTCATAATTTCCTATGGATGAAAAGTTTGGACTTTCATATTTTTCCAATAGGGGTTTCAGAAATGGGGGGATGAAATTTTAGTTACCAGAGCCCCCTTGTATCTCAGGGATTCTAAACAAATGATAGAAATGCCTGAGAGACTAACATTATCTAAGAATTGATGAGATTTTTTTTATTTATTTATTTTTTAATGGAGAGACGTAACAAAAGACTAATAATAAAAGAGAATTAGAATCGGTTTCTCTTATTGACTAATATAAGGGAGTTGGTGAGAAATGGGCATCAACGTAAGCCTTCTTCATTTTCTTAGTTAATGACAGGTAACTGAAACTAACACATTCATGAAGTATGTCTGACAATGGAAGCATTGCAGGATGGTCCCTGGAGCATTATGTTCTACCTTGACAACCATAGGCTAAAGTAGAAATTTTTTGTCTCGCTTCCAGAGCTCATTATGAATTTGGATATATAGATAAACTACCAAATGGTGGAAGTGGAGAATCAATTAGTTTGTGCAGACAATCCCAAGGAAAAGCAAACTAAGATAAATCACTTTTTGAGTTTCTTCAGAAGTCAACCTTCCAATAGAAAACTTCATTTGTAGAACATCATGTTATGCTTAATAGCAACTAAAATTTCAGTGACTCATATT from Fragaria vesca subsp. vesca linkage group LG3, FraVesHawaii_1.0, whole genome shotgun sequence harbors:
- the LOC101301565 gene encoding uncharacterized protein LOC101301565, translated to MDCNREEAIRAKGIAEKKMESKDFAGARKFGVKAQQLYPDLENISQMLMVCEVHCSAEQKLFGGNEKDWYGILQIDQKADEQTIKRQFKKFALQLHPDKNKFSGAEAAFQLISEAQNVLLDRDKRSLHDIKRRACVSKTNVPYQPPAKASYFHTVRTNIPGMNPPNRQQQHPTFWTMCPFCNVKYQYYRVSALHKPLTCQSCKKLFVAYETNVQAPPTTVNQQAYPQQKCGFSKVEIKCQGNFTADKPKSEPFQKSGLQAGGSSGIGSEKVNRKRDKKRDRKRVVASESSDSESSTDSEDVDMEGVHQRFYGEQPRRSSRSKQQVSYKENLSDDDDIPLSKRGKRSGSSCATEEQNEYASKEEESKMNSQSEPVANTKGDEEKVKQKESASVKNSSKVQAKKMVNDERSSETKEKVHENPTSDTSSHEKIAEPLYSVPLSDFSDFENIRTEECFKVGQLWAVYDNQNGMPRFYARIKKLHSPVFKVHITWLEADPDDDNGKKWLNANLPISCGKFTQGQSETIEGIGIFSHVICWEKIKNTYKIYPRKGETWAIFKNWEMNWCSDLDSNCKRKFEYEYVEILSEYDEGVGLHVALLEKVEGFVSVFCQTVQEGKGTFHVLPGELLRFSHRLPSFKLTGDEGAGVPSGSVELDPASMLFSAEEIEAREKKSRTNGLFSKSSDMRESMTGNVATQGGDPNIINLEPEQNKPSQDHDAHEASDIEVPEPVFYNFDADKSLEKFEIGQIWALYSDEDGLPKYYGQIKKIDSRRSKLKIMVAWLESSSLPGDAVEWCDQDMPISCGRFEIRKNYFQDYDSTQSFSHLVKAVLVSRTEVDILPKMGEVWAVYKNWTPDISISGLATCDYDIVEVCEVNDLQRKVLILGRVDGFNSVFKVEVKGGLAETMTIPEGELLRFSHSIPSFRLTEEKGGSLRGCWELDPAAFPVRYFSQN